A segment of the Superficieibacter sp. HKU1 genome:
CCGGCACCTTTGGTGATAACCATAAAGTTGATGATAACGAGGATAATAAAGACCACGATCCCGATGGCAAAATTACCGCCGACGAGGAAGTGTCCGAACGCCTCGACCACCTTCCCTGCCGCCGCGCCGCCGGTATGCCCGTCCATCAAAATGATACGCGTTGAAGCGACGTTAAGCGCCAGACGCAGCAGCGTGGTGAACAGCAGGATCGTCGGGAAAGCGGCAAATTCGAGCGTGCGCTGGGTGAACATCGCTACCAGCAGCACCATAATCGACAGCGCAATATTAAAGGTAAACAGCAGGTCGAGAATAAATGCCGGCAGCGGCAATACCATCATCGACAGGATCAGTAGAATCAGCACCGGCCCGGCCAGCACCTGCCATTGGGTCGATTTCAGGTTGTTGGGCAGACGTAACATTGCCACCAGGTTAGCCATCAGTGTCCTTCTCATTCATAAAATCCAGCGCCTCTGGCACCGGAAGATTTTCAGGTTTTTGCGGGCGCTGCCCACCCGCCAGCCGCCAGCGTTTAAGCTGCCAGACCCATGCCAGCACCTCCGCCACCGCCGCATACAGCTGGCCGGGGATCTGCTGGCCGATTTCCGCATGGCGGTAAAGCGCACGCGCCAGCGGCGGTGCTTCCAGTACCGGCACCCGATGTTCAGCCGCAAGCTCACGAATACGCAGTGCCACCAGCCCCGCCCCTTTCGCCACCACTTTTGGCGCACTCATTTTGTTTTCGTCATACTGCAACGCGACCGAGTAATGGGTGGGGTTGGTAACAATCACATCGGCTTTTGGCACATCGGCCATCATCCGTCGCCGCGCCGCCGCACGCTGCATCTGGCGAATGCGCCCCTTCACATGCGGGTCGCCCTCGCTTTGTTTAAATTCATCGCGGATATCCTGACGCGACATACGCAATTTTTTCAGGTGACTGTGGATTTGCCAGAAAACGTCAAACCCCACCATCGGGATCACCCCGAGCGCCACCAGCAGCGCGCACAGGCCGACCAGATCCAGCGCGTTGCCCATCGCCGTCAGCGGCGACTGGCTGATTAAATGCATCATATCCGGCCAGTGCGACCAGAGATAAAACCCGGTCACGCTGCCCACCAGTACCGCTTTAAGCAGCGCTTTTACCAGTTCTGCCACCGACTGGGCTGAGAACATGCGCTTTAGACCGGGCAACGGGTTGAGTTTATCGAGTTTTAAGGAGAGCGACTTGCCGCTAAAAACCAGCCCGCCCAGCATGACCGGAGCCACCAGAGCAACGATCACCACGCCGGTAATCAACGGCAATAGCCCGAACATCGCCTCGCGGATCAGGCGGATAATTTGTCCGAGGATAAGGTTGGGATCGTTAATAATGCTGTGGTCAAAGCGCAGCCCGGTTGACAGCAAGCCCGCCAGCCTGCGCGCCAGCGATTCCCCGCCGATCCAGATGACGCTCACGCCGACCAGCAGGATCAACAGCGAGGTCAGTTCACGGGATCGGGGGATCTGCCCTTCCTCACGCGCTTTTTCAAGTCGCTGGGGTGTGGGGGACTCTGTTTTGTCCTCGCTATCTTCTGCCACGCGTTATGCTCGCCCTGCCTTTTACCAGCCGTTATCATGCCAGAATCAATAGCGGCTAATGCGCAGAATAGCTGAGGTAAAAAGGGCCTTTTAGGATGTTAACCTTGTGGGAAGAAAAGCGATTTGCTTCAGAAAGGATGCGCCGCTTTCGAAAAAGCGGCGCACAGGACATCAAAAACCCAAACTGTCCAGCAGGTCGTCAACCTGGTCCTGGCTGGCGACCACGCCAACTTTGGACGCATCAACCTGCGGGCCGTTGAGCAGGCTTTCGTTTTCACGTTTCGCCCGCGCGCCCGGCTCCGGCATGTTCTCCAGCAGCACCATTAACAGCTGGCGCTCGATTTCCTGGATCACATCCATCATGCGTTTAATCACCTGACCGGTGAGATCCTGGAAATCCTGAGCCATCATGATTTCCAGCAGTTGCGCGTTGGTGAAGCTGGTATGGCCCGGCACGTCCGCCAGATAGCTACGGGTGTCACTCACCAGCTCGCGAGCGTCCGACAGCTCAATCGGATTTTCAAACCACTGGTCCCAGCGCCCGGACAGCGCTTTG
Coding sequences within it:
- the flhB gene encoding flagellar biosynthesis protein FlhB — encoded protein: MAEDSEDKTESPTPQRLEKAREEGQIPRSRELTSLLILLVGVSVIWIGGESLARRLAGLLSTGLRFDHSIINDPNLILGQIIRLIREAMFGLLPLITGVVIVALVAPVMLGGLVFSGKSLSLKLDKLNPLPGLKRMFSAQSVAELVKALLKAVLVGSVTGFYLWSHWPDMMHLISQSPLTAMGNALDLVGLCALLVALGVIPMVGFDVFWQIHSHLKKLRMSRQDIRDEFKQSEGDPHVKGRIRQMQRAAARRRMMADVPKADVIVTNPTHYSVALQYDENKMSAPKVVAKGAGLVALRIRELAAEHRVPVLEAPPLARALYRHAEIGQQIPGQLYAAVAEVLAWVWQLKRWRLAGGQRPQKPENLPVPEALDFMNEKDTDG
- the cheZ gene encoding protein phosphatase CheZ, translating into MMQSFNLAEEHSAGDIIARIGSLTRMLRDSLRELGLDQAIAEAAEAIPDARDRLDYVVQMTAQAAERALNCVELSQPHQNQMESQAKALSGRWDQWFENPIELSDARELVSDTRSYLADVPGHTSFTNAQLLEIMMAQDFQDLTGQVIKRMMDVIQEIERQLLMVLLENMPEPGARAKRENESLLNGPQVDASKVGVVASQDQVDDLLDSLGF